The Bradyrhizobium sp. WBAH42 genome includes a window with the following:
- a CDS encoding Na/Pi cotransporter family protein: MGTLVLLDLMGGVALLLWGLHMVHSGILRAFGPDLRRLLGKALSNRASAFAAGLSLTALLQSSTATALITSSFAAEGLVSLAAALAIMLGANVGTTLIVQVLSFNIAAVAPVLFVLGLVAFRSGPRSRIKDIGRVCIGLGLMLLSLHILLDTMAPAENAPGMRLVMSAVTGDPVLCIVIAALVTWAVHSSVASVLLIMSLAYSQFITPEAALALVLGANLGSAINPVFEGARRDDPASYRLPVGNLVNRVIGIALVLPFLGVIAGHMHAWQPDLAKMTAAFHIAFNVGTAVLFIGLLDTLSRLLTWLLPDRVQEADPARPRYLDETALETPSLALADAARETLRMGDFVEVMLRKVMAAMMTGDRALVDQVSKMDNLVDGLDEAIKLYVTKLMRGSLDESEGRRAMEIISFAINLEHIGDIIDKSLSELATKKIKRRFQFSAEGAEELAAFHKRTMDSLRIAFGVFMSGDANEARKLLVEKTMLKNAELAAVERHLDRLREGRSETIETTSLHLDVLRDLRRIHSHICSVAYPVLDAAGEPYRRTETETATLPASGAASALPR; the protein is encoded by the coding sequence ATGGGAACGTTGGTTCTGCTCGATCTCATGGGCGGCGTTGCGCTGTTGCTGTGGGGCCTGCACATGGTCCACAGCGGGATCTTGCGCGCCTTCGGCCCCGACCTCAGGCGCCTGCTCGGTAAGGCGCTGAGCAACCGCGCCAGCGCCTTCGCGGCCGGGCTCTCGCTCACGGCGCTGCTCCAGAGCAGCACGGCGACGGCGCTGATCACCTCGTCGTTCGCGGCCGAGGGCCTCGTCAGTCTCGCCGCAGCGCTTGCCATCATGCTGGGAGCCAATGTCGGCACGACGCTGATCGTGCAGGTGCTGTCATTCAACATCGCAGCCGTCGCGCCGGTGCTGTTCGTGCTCGGCCTCGTCGCCTTCCGCTCGGGACCGCGCTCCCGGATCAAGGACATTGGCCGCGTCTGCATCGGCCTCGGCCTGATGCTGCTGTCGCTGCACATCCTGCTCGACACGATGGCGCCGGCGGAGAACGCACCCGGCATGCGCCTCGTGATGTCGGCCGTCACCGGCGATCCCGTTCTCTGCATCGTCATCGCCGCGCTCGTCACCTGGGCGGTACATTCGAGCGTCGCCAGCGTGCTTCTGATCATGTCGCTGGCCTATTCGCAGTTCATCACGCCGGAAGCGGCGCTGGCGCTGGTGCTGGGTGCCAATCTCGGCAGCGCCATCAATCCGGTGTTCGAAGGCGCTAGGCGCGACGATCCCGCGAGCTATCGCCTGCCGGTCGGCAATCTCGTCAACCGCGTGATCGGGATCGCGCTCGTGCTGCCCTTCCTCGGCGTCATCGCCGGGCACATGCATGCCTGGCAGCCGGATCTCGCGAAGATGACGGCGGCCTTCCACATCGCCTTCAACGTCGGCACGGCCGTCCTCTTCATCGGCCTGCTCGACACCTTGTCGCGCCTGCTCACGTGGCTGCTGCCCGATCGGGTGCAGGAGGCCGACCCGGCTCGGCCGCGCTATCTCGACGAGACCGCGCTGGAGACGCCCTCGCTTGCGCTCGCCGACGCCGCCCGCGAAACCTTGCGCATGGGCGACTTCGTCGAGGTGATGCTGCGCAAGGTGATGGCCGCGATGATGACCGGCGACCGTGCGCTGGTCGACCAGGTCTCCAAGATGGACAATCTCGTCGACGGTCTGGACGAGGCCATCAAGCTCTACGTGACGAAATTGATGCGCGGCAGCCTCGACGAGAGCGAAGGGCGGCGCGCGATGGAGATCATCTCCTTCGCCATCAACCTCGAGCATATCGGCGACATCATCGACAAGAGCCTGAGCGAGCTCGCCACCAAGAAGATCAAGCGCCGCTTCCAGTTCTCGGCCGAGGGGGCCGAGGAGCTCGCCGCCTTCCACAAGCGCACGATGGATTCGCTGCGCATCGCCTTCGGCGTCTTCATGTCGGGCGACGCCAACGAGGCGCGCAAGCTGCTGGTTGAAAAGACCATGCTGAAGAACGCCGAGCTTGCCGCCGTCGAGCGTCATCTCGACCGCCTGCGCGAGGGCCGCTCCGAGACCATCGAAACGACCTCGCTGCATCTCGACGTGCTGCGCGACCTCAGGCGCATCCATTCGCATATCTGCTCGGTCGCGTATCCCGTGCTCGATGCCGCCGGCGAGCCCTACCGCAGAACCGAGACGGAGACGGCCACCCTGCCCGCCTCAGGCGCGGCGTCGGCGCTGCCGCGATAA
- a CDS encoding phosphatase PAP2 family protein, whose product MQAPTDIAPHAGYPAQLLAVSWRALAQLVRSPSHSCRAEAARKLARHSLWLAMAGAALVIVLMVAFDQTEILLMPPRGTPSLWPIRILTDFGKDEYILSVMGAALVVLALVAAGLRGSRRALLLGFGTRLQFMFLSVAVSAFVAEILKYLIGRGRPFVGGTANPFNFVPFEGTGAYASLPSGHAVAAFALAFAVSALWPRLRVFMFTYAIVILLTRLVLLAHHPSDVVAGALVGTVGAMAVRYWFAARKLGFAIRADGTIVPLSGTFSDRLKRVAHRASAP is encoded by the coding sequence ATGCAGGCGCCGACCGATATTGCGCCGCATGCGGGCTACCCCGCGCAATTGCTCGCCGTGTCCTGGCGCGCGCTGGCGCAGCTCGTGCGGTCGCCCTCGCATTCGTGCCGCGCCGAGGCCGCCCGGAAGCTGGCGCGGCATTCACTATGGCTTGCCATGGCGGGTGCAGCCCTGGTCATCGTGCTGATGGTCGCGTTCGATCAGACCGAGATCCTGCTGATGCCGCCGCGCGGCACGCCGAGCCTGTGGCCGATCCGGATCCTGACCGATTTCGGCAAGGACGAGTATATCCTCTCGGTGATGGGGGCTGCGCTGGTGGTGCTGGCGCTCGTCGCGGCCGGGCTGCGCGGGAGCCGCCGCGCGCTGCTGCTGGGCTTCGGCACGCGGCTGCAATTCATGTTTCTGTCGGTTGCCGTGTCTGCCTTCGTCGCCGAGATCCTGAAATATCTCATCGGCCGCGGACGCCCCTTCGTCGGGGGCACGGCCAATCCGTTCAACTTCGTTCCGTTCGAGGGGACGGGAGCTTATGCCAGCCTGCCGTCGGGCCATGCCGTGGCTGCGTTCGCCCTGGCGTTTGCCGTGTCCGCATTGTGGCCGCGCCTGCGCGTCTTCATGTTCACTTACGCAATCGTGATCCTGCTGACGCGCCTCGTGCTGCTGGCCCATCACCCGAGCGACGTCGTGGCCGGCGCTCTGGTCGGAACGGTCGGCGCCATGGCCGTCCGCTACTGGTTCGCGGCCCGAAAGCTCGGATTTGCCATCCGTGCCGACGGCACCATCGTGCCGCTTTCAGGGACGTTTTCCGACCGCCTCAAAAGGGTTGCCCACCGGGCATCCGCCCCATAA
- a CDS encoding amino acid ABC transporter substrate-binding protein, which translates to MKRVTLALTLALAAGLTAQAADAQTLKTVKDRGMVSCGVSQGLPGFSSPDDKGNWTGIDVDVCRAIAGAIFNDPTKVKFVPLSAKDRFTALQSGEIDVLSRNTTWTISRDTSLGANFTGVTYYDGQGFMVKKSLKVNSALELNSASVCVQTGTTTEQNLADYFKANNMKYEVIAFATNDETVKAYEAGRCDVFTTDQSGLYANRLKLANPNEHMVLPEIISKEPLGPMVRHGDDQWFDIVKWTLFAMLTAEELGVSSKNVDEKAKLENPELKRVLGSDGNFGEQLGLTKDWVVRIVKTVGNYGEVFDRNVGAGSPLGINRGVNNLWNKGGLQYAPPIR; encoded by the coding sequence ATGAAACGCGTAACCCTGGCTCTCACCCTTGCTCTCGCCGCCGGCCTCACCGCCCAAGCCGCCGATGCGCAAACGCTCAAGACCGTCAAGGACCGGGGCATGGTATCCTGCGGCGTCAGCCAGGGCCTGCCGGGCTTCTCCTCGCCCGACGACAAGGGCAACTGGACCGGCATCGACGTCGACGTCTGCCGCGCCATTGCCGGCGCGATCTTCAACGATCCGACCAAGGTCAAGTTCGTGCCGCTGTCCGCCAAGGACCGCTTCACCGCGCTGCAATCCGGCGAGATCGACGTGCTCTCGCGCAACACCACCTGGACCATCTCGCGCGACACCTCGCTCGGCGCCAATTTCACCGGAGTGACCTATTACGACGGGCAGGGCTTCATGGTGAAGAAGTCGCTGAAGGTGAATTCGGCGCTCGAGCTCAACAGCGCGTCGGTCTGCGTGCAGACCGGCACCACCACCGAGCAGAATCTCGCCGACTACTTCAAGGCCAACAACATGAAGTACGAGGTGATCGCGTTCGCCACCAACGACGAAACCGTCAAGGCCTATGAAGCCGGCCGCTGCGACGTCTTCACCACCGACCAGTCGGGCCTGTACGCCAATCGCCTCAAGCTCGCCAATCCCAACGAGCATATGGTGCTGCCCGAGATCATCTCGAAGGAGCCGCTCGGCCCGATGGTGCGCCACGGCGACGACCAGTGGTTCGACATCGTGAAATGGACGCTGTTTGCGATGCTCACCGCCGAAGAGCTCGGCGTCAGCTCGAAGAACGTTGACGAGAAGGCGAAGCTGGAAAATCCGGAGCTGAAGCGCGTGCTCGGCAGCGACGGCAATTTCGGCGAACAGCTCGGCCTGACCAAGGATTGGGTGGTGCGGATCGTGAAGACCGTCGGCAATTACGGCGAGGTGTTCGATCGCAACGTCGGTGCCGGCTCGCCGCTCGGCATCAATCGCGGCGTCAACAATCTCTGGAACAAGGGCGGTCTCCAGTACGCGCCGCCGATCCGCTGA
- the pbpC gene encoding penicillin-binding protein 1C → MDGRDKPGHDARKGRIAFRFLSTAAFSFILTVIGFVAWVYSLGPLPLDEARQVSTTIVDRNGKLLRAYAMADGRWRLPVDARTNVDPTYLKLLFAYEDQRFYGHDGIDPLALGRAALQLGTRGHIVSGGSTITMQLARLIEPRRQRSLYAKLRQIVRAIEIERSMSKEEILDLYLALAPYGGNLEGIRAASIAYLGKEPKRLSLAEAALLVALPQSPETRRLDRYPEAARKARDRVLDRMVEEHVVSADDAAQAKAVAVPNLRKPMPILAPHASDSAMSTVKDTPIIKLTLDANLQKMLEPLARDRAIALGPNISVAIIVIDNESGDVLARVGSADYFDESRAGQVDMTRAVRSPGSTLKPFIYGLAFEDGFVHPDSLIDDRPVRFGSYAPENFDMTFQGTVPVRKALQLSLNVPAIVLLDRVGSSRLASRLRQAGGNLILPKDEAPGLAMGLGGVGVTLQDLAQLYAGFARLGTTKPLREIVTAKDDREPLRLLDQVAAWQVGNVLLGTPPPENAAHNRIAFKTGTSYGYRDAWSVGFDGRMTIGVWVGRPDGAPVPGLIGRVAAAPILFDAFARSGKTLTPLPKPPKGTLVASNAKLPLPLKRFRPVGELVRSGGEQALHIQFPLNGSRIDVDRSGGRESAAMPVKVAGGVLPMTVMVNGTALGEIDGRRQRLIDPPGPGFARLTVIDATGAADTVVIRIQ, encoded by the coding sequence GTGGATGGCCGGGACAAGCCCGGCCATGACGCGCGGAAAGGGCGGATTGCCTTCCGCTTTCTCTCGACAGCCGCGTTCTCTTTCATCCTCACCGTCATCGGCTTCGTTGCCTGGGTCTATTCCCTCGGCCCGCTCCCGCTCGACGAAGCCCGCCAGGTCTCCACCACCATCGTCGATCGCAACGGCAAGCTGCTGCGCGCCTATGCCATGGCGGATGGGCGCTGGCGGTTGCCAGTCGATGCCAGGACCAACGTCGATCCGACCTACCTGAAACTGCTGTTCGCCTATGAGGACCAGCGCTTCTACGGCCATGACGGCATCGATCCGCTGGCGCTGGGGCGCGCCGCGTTGCAGCTGGGAACGCGCGGCCACATCGTCTCGGGCGGCTCGACCATCACGATGCAGCTCGCCCGCCTGATCGAGCCGCGGCGGCAGCGTTCGCTCTATGCAAAGCTGCGGCAGATCGTGCGTGCGATCGAGATCGAGCGCAGCATGAGCAAGGAAGAGATCCTCGATCTCTATCTGGCGCTCGCGCCCTATGGCGGCAATCTCGAAGGAATCCGCGCGGCGTCGATCGCCTATCTCGGCAAGGAGCCGAAGCGGCTGTCGCTGGCGGAGGCCGCGCTGCTGGTCGCGCTGCCGCAGTCGCCGGAGACGCGCCGGCTGGACCGCTATCCTGAGGCGGCGCGAAAGGCGCGCGACCGCGTGCTCGACCGCATGGTCGAGGAGCACGTGGTTAGTGCCGACGACGCGGCGCAGGCCAAGGCTGTGGCGGTGCCGAACCTGCGCAAGCCGATGCCGATCCTGGCGCCGCATGCCTCCGACTCTGCGATGTCGACGGTCAAGGACACGCCGATCATCAAGCTGACGCTCGATGCGAACCTGCAGAAGATGCTGGAGCCGCTGGCGCGCGACCGCGCCATCGCGCTGGGTCCGAACATCTCGGTTGCCATCATCGTGATCGACAATGAGAGCGGCGACGTGCTCGCGCGCGTCGGCTCGGCCGATTATTTCGACGAGAGCCGGGCAGGGCAGGTCGACATGACCCGCGCCGTCCGCTCGCCCGGCTCGACGCTGAAGCCTTTCATCTACGGACTCGCCTTCGAGGACGGCTTCGTCCATCCCGACAGCCTGATCGACGACCGGCCGGTCCGCTTCGGCTCCTATGCGCCGGAAAATTTCGACATGACCTTCCAGGGCACGGTGCCGGTGAGGAAGGCGCTGCAATTGTCGTTGAACGTGCCGGCCATCGTGCTGCTCGACCGCGTCGGCTCGAGCCGGCTCGCCTCGCGGCTGCGGCAGGCCGGCGGCAACCTCATCCTGCCCAAGGACGAAGCGCCCGGCCTTGCCATGGGCCTCGGCGGCGTCGGCGTGACGCTCCAGGACCTCGCCCAGCTCTATGCCGGCTTCGCCCGGCTCGGAACCACCAAGCCGCTCCGCGAGATCGTGACGGCCAAGGACGATCGCGAACCGCTCCGGCTGCTGGATCAGGTCGCAGCCTGGCAGGTCGGCAACGTCCTGCTCGGCACGCCCCCGCCGGAGAACGCCGCCCACAACCGCATCGCCTTCAAGACCGGCACCTCCTATGGCTATCGCGATGCCTGGTCGGTCGGCTTCGACGGCCGCATGACTATCGGCGTCTGGGTCGGCCGTCCGGATGGGGCGCCGGTTCCCGGCCTGATCGGACGCGTCGCGGCTGCGCCCATCCTGTTCGACGCCTTCGCCCGCAGCGGCAAGACGCTGACCCCCTTGCCGAAGCCCCCCAAGGGAACCCTGGTCGCAAGCAACGCGAAGCTGCCGCTGCCCTTGAAGCGGTTCCGGCCGGTCGGGGAACTGGTGCGAAGCGGGGGCGAGCAGGCGCTGCACATCCAGTTTCCCCTGAACGGCTCGCGGATCGACGTCGATCGATCAGGTGGCCGGGAGAGCGCAGCCATGCCGGTCAAGGTCGCCGGCGGCGTGCTGCCCATGACGGTCATGGTTAACGGCACCGCGCTCGGCGAGATCGACGGCCGCCGGCAACGGCTGATCGATCCGCCCGGCCCGGGCTTTGCACGGCTCACCGTGATCGACGCCACGGGCGCCGCGGACACAGTCGTCATTCGAATTCAATGA
- a CDS encoding glycosyltransferase family 39 protein has product MAETYPSPRFGAPRESKSPANPGSGLVRMLDIVTASHARAVGFLVLCALLLFLPGFFTIPPIDRDEARFAQATKQMVESGDYVDIRFQEDVRYKKPVGIYWLQSATVEAAAMLKLPKAELRIWVYRLPSLMGAIGAVLMTYWAALGFVTRRAAVLAALMMCASVLLGVEARLAKTDAMLLLCVVSAMGAMARAYLSWQRAEDETHPPWSWPAIFWTALAVGILIKGPLILMFAGLTIVALAIQDRDASWLWKLRPVWGLMWMLVLVLPWFVAIFWRAGETFFADSVGGDMLSKIGAQESHGAPPGLYLALFWITFWPGAPLAAMAAPAVWRARREPGAQFLLAWLIPSWIVFEAVLTKLPHYVLPLYPAIAILTAGAVERRVLSRSWLMRGSAWWFAIPAAASIIAVVGAVMLTRQPAFVAWPFIAAALIFGLFAWWLFDTNRAERSLLNALVAALMLAVTIYGIVLPSLTPLFPSIEIARALRNVTCVGPKAAAAGYHEPSLVFLAGTRTLLTDGSGAADFLRQGSCRFALIEQRSERSFVQRAEAIGLRYKVGARIDGYNFSQGRAISISIFRSEGTE; this is encoded by the coding sequence ATGGCCGAGACCTACCCAAGCCCCCGTTTTGGAGCCCCCCGCGAGTCGAAATCGCCCGCAAATCCGGGCAGCGGGCTCGTGCGCATGCTCGACATCGTCACCGCCAGCCACGCGCGCGCGGTCGGCTTCCTGGTGCTGTGCGCGCTGCTGCTGTTCCTGCCGGGCTTCTTCACCATTCCGCCGATCGATCGCGATGAGGCACGGTTTGCCCAGGCCACCAAGCAGATGGTCGAGAGCGGCGACTATGTCGATATCCGCTTTCAGGAGGACGTCCGCTACAAGAAGCCGGTCGGCATCTACTGGTTGCAATCGGCGACCGTCGAAGCCGCCGCGATGCTCAAGCTGCCGAAGGCCGAATTGCGCATCTGGGTCTATCGGCTGCCGTCGCTGATGGGCGCGATCGGCGCCGTGCTCATGACCTATTGGGCCGCGCTCGGCTTCGTCACGCGGCGCGCCGCGGTGCTGGCGGCGCTGATGATGTGCGCCTCCGTGCTGCTCGGTGTCGAAGCGCGCCTGGCGAAGACCGATGCGATGCTGCTGCTTTGCGTCGTCTCCGCGATGGGCGCGATGGCGCGGGCCTATTTGTCCTGGCAGCGCGCCGAGGACGAGACGCATCCGCCGTGGAGCTGGCCCGCGATTTTCTGGACCGCGCTCGCAGTGGGCATCCTGATCAAGGGCCCGCTGATCCTGATGTTTGCAGGCCTGACCATCGTCGCGCTCGCGATCCAGGACCGCGACGCCTCCTGGCTGTGGAAGCTGCGGCCGGTCTGGGGCCTGATGTGGATGCTGGTGCTGGTGCTGCCGTGGTTCGTCGCGATCTTCTGGCGCGCGGGCGAAACCTTCTTCGCTGACTCCGTCGGCGGTGACATGCTGAGCAAGATCGGGGCCCAGGAATCCCACGGCGCGCCGCCCGGACTGTACCTGGCGCTGTTCTGGATCACGTTCTGGCCGGGCGCGCCGCTGGCGGCGATGGCGGCGCCTGCGGTCTGGCGGGCCCGGCGCGAGCCCGGCGCGCAGTTCCTGCTGGCCTGGCTGATCCCGTCCTGGATCGTGTTCGAGGCCGTGCTGACCAAGCTGCCGCATTACGTGCTGCCGCTGTATCCAGCGATCGCGATCCTCACCGCCGGCGCGGTGGAGCGGCGCGTGCTGTCGCGCTCCTGGCTGATGCGCGGCTCGGCCTGGTGGTTCGCGATCCCCGCCGCCGCCTCGATCATTGCGGTGGTCGGCGCGGTGATGCTGACGCGGCAGCCCGCCTTCGTGGCCTGGCCGTTCATCGCGGCCGCGCTGATCTTCGGCCTGTTCGCCTGGTGGCTGTTCGATACCAACCGCGCCGAGCGCTCACTGCTCAACGCGCTGGTCGCAGCCCTGATGCTCGCCGTGACAATTTACGGCATCGTCCTGCCGTCGCTGACGCCGCTATTTCCCAGCATCGAGATCGCGCGCGCGCTTCGCAACGTCACCTGCGTCGGACCGAAGGCGGCTGCGGCCGGTTATCACGAGCCGAGCCTCGTCTTCCTGGCGGGCACCCGGACCTTGCTCACCGACGGCTCCGGCGCGGCGGACTTCCTGCGGCAGGGCAGCTGCCGCTTCGCGCTGATCGAGCAGCGCTCGGAGCGCAGCTTCGTGCAGCGCGCCGAGGCGATCGGGCTGCGCTACAAGGTCGGCGCGCGCATCGACGGTTATAATTTCTCGCAAGGACGAGCCATCTCGATCTCGATCTTCCGCTCGGAAGGTACCGAATAG
- a CDS encoding glycosyltransferase family 2 protein, whose translation MSTSQPSVSIVVPVRNEADNIAPLIAEIGAALDGRWPYEIIYVNDGSADATGERLAAIMKQRSNLRQLRHARSGGQSAAVRSGVRAARGEIVATLDGDGQNNPAFLPDLIAAVEKGAGRVGLAAGQRVGRKDTGFKKFQSRVANGVRNAILKDGTRDTGCGLKAFRRDVFLMLPYFDGLHRFLPALVRREGYDIAYVDVIDRPRHSGVSNYGFFDRLWIGIMDLAGVWWLIRRKKPTPEVTEVNA comes from the coding sequence TTGTCGACGTCCCAGCCATCGGTTTCCATCGTCGTTCCCGTGCGCAACGAAGCCGACAACATCGCGCCACTGATCGCGGAGATCGGCGCGGCGCTCGATGGCCGCTGGCCCTATGAGATCATCTACGTCAACGATGGCTCCGCCGACGCCACCGGCGAGCGGCTTGCCGCCATCATGAAACAACGGAGCAATCTGCGTCAGCTTCGCCATGCAAGATCGGGCGGCCAGTCCGCGGCCGTGCGCAGCGGCGTGCGCGCGGCGCGCGGAGAGATCGTGGCGACGCTCGACGGCGACGGCCAGAACAATCCGGCCTTCCTGCCCGACCTGATCGCGGCGGTCGAGAAGGGAGCAGGGCGCGTCGGGCTCGCTGCCGGCCAGCGCGTCGGGCGCAAGGACACCGGTTTCAAGAAATTCCAGTCGCGCGTGGCCAATGGGGTTCGCAATGCCATCCTGAAGGACGGCACGCGCGACACCGGCTGCGGGCTGAAGGCGTTTCGCCGCGACGTCTTCCTGATGCTGCCCTATTTCGACGGGCTGCATCGCTTCCTCCCCGCGTTGGTCCGCCGCGAAGGCTACGACATCGCCTATGTCGACGTGATCGACCGGCCGCGCCATTCCGGCGTGTCCAACTATGGCTTCTTCGATCGGCTGTGGATCGGCATCATGGATCTCGCAGGCGTGTGGTGGCTGATCCGCCGCAAGAAGCCGACGCCAGAAGTGACCGAGGTGAACGCATGA
- a CDS encoding lipid-A-disaccharide synthase N-terminal domain-containing protein, protein MIIQYGQALSNYLYDVFVAKFDFWLAFGLVAQLFFTARFLVQWIASERAGNSVVPMAFWFCSMGGGLMTLVYGVVKREPVIILGQSLATIIYIRNIMLIWKNRGTASKTLDR, encoded by the coding sequence ATGATCATTCAATACGGTCAGGCGCTGAGCAATTATCTCTATGACGTCTTCGTCGCCAAGTTCGATTTCTGGCTGGCGTTCGGCCTCGTCGCGCAATTGTTCTTCACCGCGCGCTTCCTGGTGCAGTGGATCGCGAGCGAGCGCGCCGGCAACAGCGTGGTGCCGATGGCGTTCTGGTTCTGCTCGATGGGCGGCGGGCTGATGACGCTGGTCTATGGCGTCGTGAAGCGCGAGCCCGTGATCATCCTCGGACAGTCGCTGGCGACGATCATCTATATCCGCAACATCATGCTGATCTGGAAGAACCGCGGCACCGCCTCGAAGACGCTGGACCGCTGA
- the metC gene encoding cystathionine beta-lyase, with amino-acid sequence MDSSHPQEQHAETRLVTSGRDTKAQKGFVNPPVFHGSTVLYPTAEDLHAHRGEFTYGRHGSPTTKAFQETLMALEGPQCAGVGIVPSGLSAISTTLLSVLKAGDHILVVDNVYRPTRNFCNGMLTRYGVETTYFDPLIGAGIDKLFKPNTRAVLVEAPGSQSFEMPDIRVIADVAHGRGALVIDDNTWATPLYHRSLEQGVDISMQAATKYIGGHSDIMFGTISANAKAWPMIAEGIRLLGVCAGPDDVFLALRGLRTLSVRLAQHHRSGLEMARWLATRPEVARVLHPGLETDPGHAIWKRDFSGASGLFSIVLKPAPQKAVDTMLNTLKLFGMGFSWGGFESLAIPFDCDAYRTATKWAPGGPTLRLHIGLESTDDLKADLDRGFAALKAAM; translated from the coding sequence ATGGATTCTTCGCACCCCCAAGAGCAGCACGCCGAAACCCGGCTGGTCACCTCCGGCCGCGACACCAAGGCGCAGAAGGGGTTCGTCAATCCGCCGGTCTTCCACGGCTCGACCGTGCTCTATCCGACCGCCGAGGACCTGCACGCCCATCGCGGCGAGTTCACCTATGGCCGTCACGGTTCCCCGACCACCAAGGCGTTCCAGGAGACTCTGATGGCGCTGGAGGGTCCGCAATGCGCCGGCGTCGGCATCGTGCCGTCGGGGCTGTCGGCGATCTCCACCACCCTGCTCTCGGTGCTGAAGGCCGGCGACCACATCCTGGTGGTCGACAACGTCTATCGGCCCACGCGCAATTTCTGCAACGGCATGCTGACCCGCTACGGCGTCGAGACCACCTATTTCGATCCGCTGATCGGCGCCGGCATCGACAAGCTGTTCAAGCCCAACACCCGGGCCGTTCTGGTGGAGGCGCCGGGCTCGCAGTCGTTCGAGATGCCCGACATCCGCGTCATCGCCGACGTCGCGCATGGGCGCGGCGCGCTCGTCATCGACGACAACACCTGGGCGACGCCGCTCTATCACCGCTCGCTGGAACAGGGCGTCGACATCAGCATGCAGGCCGCCACCAAATATATCGGCGGCCATTCCGACATCATGTTCGGCACCATCTCGGCCAACGCCAAGGCCTGGCCGATGATCGCCGAAGGCATCCGCCTGCTCGGCGTCTGCGCCGGCCCCGACGACGTCTTCCTGGCGCTGCGCGGCCTGCGCACCCTGTCGGTGCGGCTCGCGCAACATCATCGCTCCGGGCTCGAGATGGCGCGCTGGCTGGCGACGAGGCCTGAGGTCGCGCGCGTGCTGCATCCCGGGCTTGAGACCGATCCCGGTCATGCGATCTGGAAGCGCGACTTCAGCGGCGCCTCGGGCCTGTTCAGCATCGTGCTGAAGCCGGCGCCGCAGAAGGCGGTCGACACCATGCTCAACACGCTCAAGCTGTTCGGCATGGGCTTCTCCTGGGGCGGATTCGAAAGCCTCGCGATTCCCTTTGATTGCGACGCCTATCGGACCGCGACCAAATGGGCGCCCGGCGGCCCGACGCTGCGTCTCCACATCGGGCTCGAGAGCACCGACGATCTCAAGGCCGATCTCGATCGCGGCTTCGCTGCCCTCAAAGCGGCAATGTGA